The window GCCCCGGCCGGTCCGCCGCCCGGCGTGCGCGGCGGAATCCGTCCGGGGGGCGGAGGTCACGACCGGCCCGGCGCGATTCGAGGGGCTTGCGGGGGACGGGGCGTGGGACATGGTGACGACCTCATTGCGACGGTGTGCACGGGCTCGCGGACTCCGGGGCCGAACCCTCGCGGTGTATCCAGGGCGCCACAGACTGAAACACCGCGCACGGCGGGGCCCGGCGCCCTCTCCCGCGCGGGTCCCCGGTCGCCGGGCGGGGCCACGGGAGCGAGCATGAAAGCGAGAGCGGACCGGGGGCCGGTCTGCCGGTCCCCCGTCCGTTCACCGGGACCCTGGCGGGAGTGGCGGATGACGGACACCGACGTACTCATCGCGGGGGCGGGCCCGGCCGGTCTGACCGCCGCCCTGGAACTGCGCCGGCGGGGCGTCGGCTGCCGGCTGGTGGACCGGCTGCCCGCCCGGCTGCCGTACGCCAAGGCCGTCGGTGTCCAGCCGAGGACGTTCGAGCTGTGGGAGCGGATGGGCGTGGCCCGCGCCGCGCTCGATACCGCCCTGCCCATGCGCGGCCAGCTGGTCTACGTGAACGGTGTGCAGCAGGCGCGCGTCGAGCTGGAGCTGCCGCCGGAGGTGCCGTACGGCTTCGCGTGCCTGCCGCAGTACGAGACCGAGCGCATCCTGGAGGAGCGGCTGGCCTGCTTCGGCGGGCGCATCGAGCGCGGTACGGAACTGGTCTCCTTCACCCAGGACGCGGACGGCGTCACCAGCGGTCTGCGCACGGCCACCGGTGAGGAGCTGGAGATCCGCTCCCGCTTCGTCGTCGGGTGCGACGGCGCGCACAGCGTCGTGCGCAAGACGCTGGGGCTCTCCTTCGAGGGCGGCGCGCTGCCCGAGGAGTACATGCTCGCGGACGTCGAGCTGGACTGGGATCTGGCGCCCGGGTACGGCGTGCGGGCCATGCACGTTCCCCCCGGCGGCGAGGTGGACGACCTGCTGGTGTGCATCCCGCTGCCGGGCCGGTGCCGCTACCGGCTGTCCATGCGGGTCCCGCCCGAGCTGTCGCTGAGGGGCGGGGCGCGGGGGCAGGACGCGGTGGCCCACGGTCCGGAGTCCGGGCGGGCGCCGAGTCTGGAACACATCCAGGAGGTCGTCGACCGGCTGTCGCCCCGGCCGGCCACGGCCTCGGCGATGCGCTGGTCGTCGGTGTTCCGCGTCAGCCACCGCCTGGTGGACCGGTACGGCGAGGGACGGGTCTTCGTCGCCGGGGACGCGGCGCACATCCATCCGCCGACCGGCGCCCAGGGCATGAACACAGGGATCCAGGATGCCTGCAACCTCGCCTGGAAGCTGGCCCTCGCGGTGGCGGGCGACGCCGAGCCCAAGCTGCTGGAGAGCTACGACGCCGAACGCCGGCCGGTCGGCGAGGAGGTGGTGGGCCGCACGCTGAGACACGCGACGCGCCAGGGCGTGCAGAGCGACCCCGGCGATCCGGTGACGCTCATGCTGCGCGAGGCGCAGCTGCTGATCACCTACCAGGACAGCCCGGTCGTGGAGCCGGGTCCCGCGGCCGGGCGCGGCCCGGCCGCGGGTGACCGCGCGCCCGACTGCGGGGGCCTGCGTGATCCGATCGCGGCCTTCCCCCTCCGCCTGCACGAGGTGCTGGGCGGACACGACCACGTGCTGCTGCTCTACGCCGATTCCGGCAGCGGGACGCGGGACTGCGCGGCGCTCGCGGACGAGGCACGCCGTCTGTCGCACGGGCGGGTGGCCGTCTACTGCGTGCTGCCGGACGGGGTCGAACCGGGCTTCCTGCCGGTGCCGGTGCTGCGGGACGGCCGGGGCGAGTTCCGCGACCGGTACACGGCCGGCGGGCGCACCGCCTTCCTGGTACGCCCGGACGGCCATCTGGGCGCACGCATCTCACCGGCCGGTCCCGGCTCCCTGTCGTCGGCCCTGGCGAAGGTGTTCGCGAGCTGACCTGTTCGCGCAGCCGCTGGGGTGATCGCGAGGGCGGGCCGGCCGGCGGACGAATCAGTCCAGGCCCGGCACGGGCGCGCCGGAGGGCACACCGGCGCCGACATAGCCGTCGTAGAACTCCTTCCAGAGCGCGCTCGCCCCGGCGTGCGGGCCGTCGACGGCCGCACCGCCCGCCGCGGCGTCCAGGGCGGTCAGGCACACCTCCCAGCCGGCGCCGTTGCGGGCGGCGGTGTCCGCGGCACCGAGGACGTCGGTCAGGGTGAAGCGGGTGCGCCCGTCGTCCAGGGCCTCCAGGTCGAAGTGGAGTTCGTCGCCGCCCCACGCGAAGGACAGGTGCCGGGGCGGGTCGACGGCGAGGACCTGGCCGGTGGACTCGGGCGTGTTCGGGTCGCCGGTGAAGCGGACGGCGCCGCCGGGGCGCAGCTCCATCTCGGCCCGGGAGGGGAACCACAGGGCCAGTTCGGCGGGGTCGGCGACGTACCGCCAGACACGGTCCACGGGGTGGTCGTAGGTACGGCTGAAGCGGACGGCGGGGCGGCCGTCGTCCAGGGTCAGATAGGCGCCGGTGAGGTCGACGGACATGTGCTCGGGTCCTTCACGTCGGGGCCGGGTGTCGTCCGGCGTCTCGTCGGGGCGGCCGGCCCAGGGCGGGCGCCCCAGCGAAACGTTGCCGTTTCGTTCGGACTGGTCTAGGCTCCATGTGTACGAAACGGTTTCGTTTATGCGCCGTTCGTTCTCTTGCGTATCCGCATCCGGACGACTTCCCTGGAGTGGTTCCCCCATGTCCCAGAAGACCCTGGCCGAGTCCTCGCGATCGGGGGCACCGGCGACCGAACGGGGCGAGGCCTCGTCCCGGCGGTGGTGGATCCTCGCGGTCATCGCCATCGCGCAGCTGATGGTGGTCCTCGACGCCACGATCGTGAACATCGCCCTGCCGTCCGCCCAGAGCGACCTCGGCTTCTCCGACGGCAGCCGGCAGTGGATCGTCACCGCCTACGCGCTGGCGTTCGCCTCCCTGCTGCTGCTCGGCGGCCGGATCGCCGACCTGTTCGGGCGCAAGCCGGCCTTCCTCGTCGGGGTCGTCGGCTTCGCCCTGGCCTCCGCTCTCGGCGGTGCCGCGAACGGCTTCACCATGCTGGTCGTGGCCCGCGCCCTGCAGGGTGCCTTCGGCGCGCTCCTCGCGCCCGCCGCGCTGTCGCTGCTCAACACCACCTTCACCGACGCCCGGGAACGGGCCCGCGCGTTCAGTGTGTACGGCGCGATCGCGGGCGCCGGCGGTGCCGTCGGCCTGCTGCTCGGCGGTGTGCTCACCGACGCGCTCGACTGGCGCTGGACCCTGTACGTGAACGTGGCCATCGCGGTCGTCGCCTTCGCGGGCGGCTGGATCCTGCTGGGCAACCATCGCGACGCGGCGGACGCCAAGCTCGACGTGCCGGGCACCGTCCTGGTCGCCTCCGGTCTGTTCTCCCTGGTCTACGGCTTCTCCAACGCCGAGTCCCACGACTGGGGCTCCCCGCTGACCTGGGGCTTCCTGATCGCGGGCGGGCTGCTGCTGACCGCCTTCACCTGGTGGCAGACCCGGGCGGCGCACCCGCTGCTGCCGCTGCGCATCCTGCTGGACCGCGACCGCGCGGCCTCCTTCCTGGCCGTGCTGATCACCGGTGCGGGCATGTTCGGCGTGTTCCTCTTCCTGACCTACTACCTCCAGCTCAACCTCGGCTTCAGCCCCACGAAGACCGGTGTGGCGTTCCTCCCGATGGTCGGTGCCCTGATGGTGGCCGCGCAGCTCGGCACCACCGTCCTGGTGCCCCGTCTCGGCCCGAAGGCGGTCATCCCGCTGGGCTTCGCGATCGCCACGGCCGGCATGGCCTGGCTGGCCGGCATAGGCGTCGGCTCGCACTACCTGAGCGCGGTGCTGCCGCAGCTGGTCGTGATCGGTGTCGGTCTCGGCCTGGTCATGCCGCCGGCCATGCAGCTGGCCACCGGCGGGGTGGCGGCCGAGGACGCGGGTGTGGCCTCCGCGACCGTCAACGCCATGCAGCAGGTGGGCGGTTCCATCGGTACGGCCCTGCTGAACACCCTCGCCGCGAGCGCCGCCACCGACTACCTCGCCGGCCGGGACGCCACGAGCGAGCTGGTGCGGGCCCAGGCGACCATCGAGAGCTACACCACCGCCTTCTGGTGGTCCGCGGTCCTCTTCGGCGCGGGCGCCGTGATCGCCTTCCTGCTCTACCGGCGCGGCGTGCCGAAGCAGGACGCGAGCGCGGCACCGGTCGTCCACATGTGACCGCCGCCGAATCGCACCCCCGAGGGGCCGCCGTCTTCAGGGAGACGGCGGCCCCTCGCCCTGTCCGGGCGGTGAGGCGGCTTCCGGCGGAGGAGGGTTCCTCCGGGCGACAGCACCTCGAGAAGGAAAATTGAACAGGGACCGACGCAGCCCTCGGCCGACCGCCCAGGCGGCCCGGCGTGACGGCCTAGGGCCGGCAGGCCCGCATGGCCTCAGGGCGCTCCACGGCAGGACGGCCGACGGCGCCCCGATGGCCGTGCCGCACCCCCCGCGGGACGCTTGAGGCGGCGGGTGCGGGTAACTCGCGGTGGATCAAGACCGTACCGAATCGAGGAGGCGCCATGCCCGGCGGGAACGACCACGAGGAGCGGCCCGAGACGGCCCTGGAGGAAGTGCTCCGGGAGGTCGAGGAGGCCGAGAAGCGCGACGAGGGCGGGTCCCGCTCGGGCGAGGCCGGGGACGCCACCAGCCCGAACGTCGGCGCGCAGGAGCAGGCGGAGGAGGACTGAGGCGGCCGGCCGGCCGGCGCGACCGCTCCCGGCCGCGCTCCTCCTCCAGGGGCTCGACGGACAGGTCCGCGGCCCGTACGACGTCGACGGCGACGCCGTCCTTCGCCGGCCGCTCGGTGACGGCCCGGGCCGGCGCGTCGGTGTTCGACGGCTCCGGTGATTCCTTCGGCGTGCAATTGATCACTAGTGCTTTCCTGCTGCCCGGGTACCCGGGCCGCATGAGCCACCATCTGCGAGGACCTCAGCTGCCCCCGTCCAGAGGACCGCTGTCCGCCGCGGTCACCGGCTATCTCGGTGGCACCGGCCCCCTCCCCCGCCCGGCGGCCGCCGAGGAAGCGGACCCGTACGGCGACGACCTCCAGCTCGCCCTCTACCTCTGCTACGAGCTGCACTACCGCGGCTTCGCCGGCGTCGACCCGGAGCGCGAATGGGACCCGGAGCTGCTGCGCGTCCGCGGCGCGCTGGAACAGCGCTTCCTGTCCGCGCTGCGCGCCGACACCCCGGTGCACGACAGCCTCGACGAGGCGCTCGGCGCGCTCCTGGTCGAACCCGTCGACGGCACGGGCGTCAGCCACTTCCTGCGTGACGAGGGCGAGCTGTGGCACCTGCGCGAGTACGCGGCCCTGCGTTCGCTCTACCACCTGAAGGAGGCCGACCCGCACGCCTGGGTGCTGCCGCGGCTGTGGGGCCGGGCGAAGGCGGCGATGGCGGCGGTGGAGTTCGACGAGTTCGGCGGCGGCCGGGCCGAGCGGGTCCACGCCCGCCTGTTCGCCGACCTGATGACGGACCTGGGCCTGGACACGGCCTACGGGCGCCACCTGGAGGCGGCGCCGGCCCAGATGCTGGCCGTCGTCAACCTGATGTCCCTGTTCGGGCTCCACCGGGCGCTGCGCGGGGCGCTGGTGGGGCACTTCGCCGAGGTGGAGATCACCTCCTCACCGGGGTCCCGCCGGCTCGCCGAGGCGATGCGCCGCACCGGCGCCGGTCCCGCCGCGGAGTTCTTCTACGACGAGCACGTGGAGGCGGACGCGGTGCACGAGCAGGTGGTGCGCCGCGACGTGATCGGCGGACTGCTCGAGGAGGAGCCCGAGCTGGCGGGTGACATCGCCTTCGGGATCGACGCGACCGAGTACCTCGAGGACCGGCTGGCCCGGCGGCTGCTGTCCGACTGGCGGGCGGGGCGCTCGTCCCTGCGAACGGCCTTGAGCAGCGAAATGGCCCATACATCCTGAATGTCAGGGTACCCGCGCGAGGTGATCGCTTTGTTGCTTCCGGGCGTGTACGCCCCTCAGGACGATACGGAGCTGTTGGCCGAGGCCCTCCGCGAGGAGAGTCCGCCGCCCGGCGCCCGGGTGCTCGACGTCGGCACCGGCAGCGGGGCGCTGGCGCTGGAGGCCGCCCGCCGGGGCGCCGAGGTGACCGCTGTGGACGTCTCCCGGCGCGCGGTGTGGACGGCGCGGCTCAACGCCTGGCTGAGGCGGCTGCCGGTACGCATCCACCGCGGCAATCTCTTCGGCCCGGTCGGGGACCGGACCTACGACCTCATTCTCGCGAACCCGCCCTATGTGCCGGCGCCCGACGCCGGGCGCGGCCCGAGCGGCCGCTCCCGGGCGTGGGACGGGGGCCGGGACGGGCGGCTGGTGCTGGACCGGATATGCCGGGACGCCCCCGCGCTGCTGCGCGTCGGAGGCGTCCTGCTGATCGTGCACTCCGCGCTGAGCGATCCGGACCGCACCGTGGAGCAGTTGCGGGCGGCGGGTCTCAAGGCCGCGGTGGTCCGGCGCCGCTGGATCGCGTTCGGCCCCGTGCTGCGCTCCCGGGAGGAGTGGCTGCGCCGGAACGGGCTGCTCGGGGCGTCCGACGACAGGGAGGAACTGGTGGTCATCCGTGCCGAACGAGTCAGCTGACGACCGCGCCCGCCGGATCACCATGCCGCGGCGCGGGCCGCTGCTGGTCGAGGGACCGGTGGAGATCGAACTGGAGGACGGCACCACGGTGTCGTCGGACCGTTTCCGTGTCGCTCTGTGCACATGCCGGCGCAGTCGCAGGTTTCCGTGGTGTGACACGAGTCATCGCCGCAAGGCCTGAACGCCGTTGAAACCGTTGGTTTTTCGCCGCTCCCCAGGAGGCCCCCCACGGGCCTGCCCGGGGAGCGGCTGTGTGCCCGGAGACCGACGGATGGCCCCACTCCGCCCGTCGGCTCCGGCGCGAGATCGCAGGTTCCCCACTCCCGGGGCCGCACTCCCCAGTTACGGTCCTGATCCGGTGTGTCGGGGAACCGCGCGATCCCGGTCCTAGAACGCGAAGACGCTGCCGGTGGCCGCGTCCTTCACGCAGTTGTTGCCGAAGGTGCGCTCATAGGAGACGCGCTTGCCCTGCCAGACGCCCTGGACCGTGACGACCACGGGATCGTAGATCTTGGTGCAGAACGCGTCCGCGTCGCCCTTCAGGGCATCGAAGTCGCCGGCGGCGCCGCGCAGTTCGGCACAGGCCTGAGTCGCGGCGGGGTGCGTGCCGGAGGCGCCGGGGGCGCAGACGAGGGTGACGGCGCGCTCCGGGGTCGCCGTGGCCGCGTCGCTGCCGTGGCCGGTGGTGAGCACCAGGGCCGACGGGGCGTAGAGCGACGACGGGGCGGCGTCCGGTGCAGCGACGGCGGCCCAGGTCAGGGGTCCGCAAACGGCGGCGGCCGAGAGGCCGAGGGCCGCTGCCCAGCGCGCGGTGGTACGCATTGTGTGCTTCCTTCCGCTCGAACATCGGGGGTGCCGGCCCGGGTCCGGTCGGGCACCGGGCGGCGAGCGCCACTCTGCCGAGTCCACCGGCGAAACTCACATCGCACCCATGGGTTTCAGTAACCTTCGGTGTTCAATCAGTGGCGTGAAGTTACGGAATTCGAACGCGTCGACCGCGGAACTGAGCGGTTCTTGATCGGTGGAACCGGCCGGATGGCCGAAAAACACCTCTTCGTTAATCGGCCTGAAACATTCCGACTTTGCCCGCAGCGAACCCCTTCGTGACGCCTTGTGTTCATGAGACCGACGGCGTAAGCCTGATTACATGATTACGACAGAGCAGAGAGATGAGTTGCGCGGCTGGTTCGCCGGCCGGCTGCCAGACGATCTCTTCACGGAACTGGTCGAGGTGACCGCGGACCGCGAGGAGATCACCGTGACCGGGCGCGTCCCCGAACCGCGGCTCACCGACGACGCCCCGGCCGCCGAGCGGGACGCCGCCCTGAGGGCCCGGATCCAGGAGTTCCGGGAACGCACCCGCGGGGCCAGGATGGAGGTGGCCCGCGAGGCGGAGCACCTTTTCGGCCGCAAGGTGTCCTGGGGTGTGGTGTGCGGGACGGAACAGGCGCTGTTCACCCATGTGGCCGCGCCGGTGATGACCCGGCTGCGCCAGCCCGAGCGACAGGTGCTGGACACCCTCATCGCCGCAGGCGTCGCCCGCAGCCGCAGTGACGCCCTCGCCTGGTGCGTGCGCCTGGTCCGGCGGCACACCGACGACTGGCTGACCGAGCTGCGTGAATCCCTGGAACACGTCCAGCGGGTACGGGCGCAGGGCCCGGACACCGAGGAGGTGGCCGACTCCCCCGCCGACGACGGCGGGGACGGCGACGACGACGGATGATTCCGCCGCGCAGAGCGCCGCGCGTGCCCCGCAGGTCGGCTCGTTCCTGTCGCTGCCGGCCGCTCCTGTGACCGTCGTTCATGGGTGGGGCCCCTGCGCGCCGTCCCGCCCCGTCCGGGCGGCGCGGTCGCCGCCCGTGAGGGTGCCTGCCGACCTGCAGCTACCCGCCAGTATCGTCGGGCTGCACGCGTACTCAGCGACGAGAGGCGGGACGGCCGGATGGCGAAGCACTGGGCGGACTTCCAGTACGAGATCTATCTGAACGGCATGACGGGCTCCGTGCCCCGGCTGCCCACCGACCTGACCCGGCTGGAGGAGCTGGCCGAACACCGGCTCGGCCCCGGCCCGGTGGGCTACGTGGCGGGGTGTGCGGGCGACGGCGGCACCGCCCGCGCCAACCGGTCCGCCCTGGCCCGGCACCGGATCGTGCCGCGCATGCTGCGGGACGTACGGGAGCGGGACCTGTCGACGGAGGTGCTGGGGCGGCCTCTGCCCGCGCCGCTGGCCCTGGCCCCCGTCGGGGTGCTGTCGATCATGCACCCGGACGCGGAGTCCGCCGCCGCCCGGGCCGCCGCCGCACAGGGCGTGCCGTACATCCTGTCGTCGGCGTCCAGCACGCCCCTGGAGCAGGTCGCGGAGGCGATGGGGGACGCCGAGCGCTGGTTCCAGCTGTACTGGGGCAAGGACCGGGAGGTGACCCGCAGCTTCCTCGGCCGGGCGAAGGCGGCCGGGTTCTCGGTCCTGGTCGTCACGCTGGACACCCCGCTGCTGTCCTGGCGACCCCGCGACCTGGACCAGGCGTACCTGCCGTTCCTGCACGGGGTCGGGACCGCCAACTACTTCACCGACCCGGCCTTCCGGGCGGGGCTGGCCAAGCCGGTGCACGAGGATCCCAACGCGGCCGTGCTGCACTTCCTCGGCCTGTTCGGGGACCCGGGGCACACCTGGCCGGACCTGGCGTTCCTGCGGGAGCACTGGGACGGCCCGATCGTGCTGAAGGGCGTCCTGCACCCGGACGACGCACGGCTCGCCGCGGACGCGGGCATGGACGGCGTGGTGGTCTCCAACCACGGGGGGCGGCAGGTGGCCGGCTCGGTCGCGGCGGCCGACGCGCTGCCCCGGGTCGCGGACGCGGTCGGCGACCGGCTGACGGTGCTCTTCGACAGCGGGGTGCGCACCGGCGACGACGTGTTCAAGGCCCTGGCCCTCGGCGCCCGGGCGGTGCTGCTGGGCCGTCCCTACGTCTACGGGCTCGGACTGGACGGACAGGCCGGGGTCGAGCACGTCGTCCGGTGCCTGCTCGCCGAGCTGGACCTGACGCTCGCGCTGTCCGGGCACACCGGTCCGGGCACGGTCGGCGCCGATGATCTCGTCACGGACCCCGCCTGAGTCCGCCGTGTCCGGGGCCGGGGCTGCCGGCCCCGGACACGGCGGTCCCTCAGGTGTCCTTCCCGGAATCCTCCGCCGGCCGGGCGGCCGGCCCGTCGGAGCCGGCGATCGACAGTGAACCCGGGCTTGCCGTAGGCGAGTCGGACTGCCAGCGCTGTCCGGCGGACCGGTCGCGGACCTTGACCACGACGTCGGACCCGGCTTCCTCACCGGCGGTGGCGAGTGCCACGGTCCGGTCCCAGCGGGGCAGCAACTCACCCTGCACCGTGAGGTCGTAGCGCACGTCGTCGGCCCGCTGCGAGCCGGCCCCGGCGCAGCTGCCGAGGGTCACCACACCGGCGTCGGCGTGCGAGTCCAGGCACAGTCCGGTGCCGGCCGCGCTGCGCAACTGCCCGTCGGCGTCGTACGTCCACTGCTGTCCGGCCGTCGTGGAGCAGACGGCGAGTACCGCGGCGGCACCGGACACGGGCGTACCCCGGACGTCCAGACACAGGCCGGCGGCCACGTTGCGCAGCCTGCCGGGACGACCCGTGGCGGGCAGACCGGCGGTGTCCGGCGCGGTGCCGGAGGCGCGCGGGGGCCGGGCGTCGGTGCCGGGCACGGCACTCGTGGACGCGACGGGACCGGTACCGGATCCGCCGTCCGGCCACACGCCCAGGGCGACGACGGTCGCCAGCAGCACGACGGACGCCACGCCGACGCCGGTGAGCAGCGTCCGCGTGGACCCTACGGCGGCGATGCCGGTACCACCCGGCGGCGACGGTGTCCGGGCGAACGGTCCGGGTGTGCCGCGCCGTCGGCCGCGCGCCCCCGTGCCGCGCGACCGCGGCTCCGGCTCGCCGCCTTCGCGGGCCCCGGCGCGCGAGGAGGTGGTCCGGAGGAACAGTCCGGGCTTCCCACCGCCGCGTCGGCGTCCGCCCGGGCCCCGGGAGCCGCCGCGGGCGGGGCCGGGGCGGCGGCCGGGACGGCAGTCGAGGTAGCGGCGGGCGCCCCAGCCGAGGACGGCTTCGGCCAGGAGGACGCCCAAGGCGGCCTCGGCGCTGCCGAGTTGCTCGGCGGCATGCCGGCAGTGGATACAGGCCGCCAGGTGCTCCTGGACGTCGGGCAGCAGGTTTCCGCCCCGCCGTATCGGTACGTCGAGGAGGCGGTTGTAGTAACGGCACTCCGTGCCGGGAGCGAGTTCCCGGTGCGCGCGCACCAGGCCTTCCCGGAATTTCTCGCGAGCCTGTTCGAGTGCGATCGCCGCACTCTCGGTGTCGATGCCGAGCAGTTCGGCGGGCGCGTTTATCGGCTCGGCCTCGACCTCGGTGTGCCACAGCAACGTCTGTTCCAGCCGGGGAAGTCCCAGGAAGGAACGGTCGGAGAGCGCGCGGTTTTCCGGTATCAGTGTCTTCGCGTTGCGCATGCCGCGGCCCCCGGCGGGTTTTCCGAGTCCGGGCAGTACGGCGGTGATCCGGTCCGTGGAGGACCAGTTGAGGACCGTGTCCCGCACTGCCACGAGCAGGCGGGGACGGAGCGCCTCGCCGGGTTCGCCGAGGGCGAGCCGGCCGAGGACCTGGTGGAAGGCGGTGGCGGTGGCCATGTGGGCGAGGGGCCCGGGAGCGGCCAGGCATATCACCGCGTAGTCGTGTGCCGGCTGCCAGTGCCGGGACATCAGGAGGGCGGTGGACCGGGAGGCCTCCGCGTCGGAGCCGGCGCG of the Streptomyces sp. 1222.5 genome contains:
- a CDS encoding FAD-dependent monooxygenase encodes the protein MTDTDVLIAGAGPAGLTAALELRRRGVGCRLVDRLPARLPYAKAVGVQPRTFELWERMGVARAALDTALPMRGQLVYVNGVQQARVELELPPEVPYGFACLPQYETERILEERLACFGGRIERGTELVSFTQDADGVTSGLRTATGEELEIRSRFVVGCDGAHSVVRKTLGLSFEGGALPEEYMLADVELDWDLAPGYGVRAMHVPPGGEVDDLLVCIPLPGRCRYRLSMRVPPELSLRGGARGQDAVAHGPESGRAPSLEHIQEVVDRLSPRPATASAMRWSSVFRVSHRLVDRYGEGRVFVAGDAAHIHPPTGAQGMNTGIQDACNLAWKLALAVAGDAEPKLLESYDAERRPVGEEVVGRTLRHATRQGVQSDPGDPVTLMLREAQLLITYQDSPVVEPGPAAGRGPAAGDRAPDCGGLRDPIAAFPLRLHEVLGGHDHVLLLYADSGSGTRDCAALADEARRLSHGRVAVYCVLPDGVEPGFLPVPVLRDGRGEFRDRYTAGGRTAFLVRPDGHLGARISPAGPGSLSSALAKVFAS
- a CDS encoding SRPBCC family protein; protein product: MSVDLTGAYLTLDDGRPAVRFSRTYDHPVDRVWRYVADPAELALWFPSRAEMELRPGGAVRFTGDPNTPESTGQVLAVDPPRHLSFAWGGDELHFDLEALDDGRTRFTLTDVLGAADTAARNGAGWEVCLTALDAAAGGAAVDGPHAGASALWKEFYDGYVGAGVPSGAPVPGLD
- a CDS encoding MFS transporter; the protein is MSQKTLAESSRSGAPATERGEASSRRWWILAVIAIAQLMVVLDATIVNIALPSAQSDLGFSDGSRQWIVTAYALAFASLLLLGGRIADLFGRKPAFLVGVVGFALASALGGAANGFTMLVVARALQGAFGALLAPAALSLLNTTFTDARERARAFSVYGAIAGAGGAVGLLLGGVLTDALDWRWTLYVNVAIAVVAFAGGWILLGNHRDAADAKLDVPGTVLVASGLFSLVYGFSNAESHDWGSPLTWGFLIAGGLLLTAFTWWQTRAAHPLLPLRILLDRDRAASFLAVLITGAGMFGVFLFLTYYLQLNLGFSPTKTGVAFLPMVGALMVAAQLGTTVLVPRLGPKAVIPLGFAIATAGMAWLAGIGVGSHYLSAVLPQLVVIGVGLGLVMPPAMQLATGGVAAEDAGVASATVNAMQQVGGSIGTALLNTLAASAATDYLAGRDATSELVRAQATIESYTTAFWWSAVLFGAGAVIAFLLYRRGVPKQDASAAPVVHM
- a CDS encoding iron-containing redox enzyme family protein; amino-acid sequence: MSHHLRGPQLPPSRGPLSAAVTGYLGGTGPLPRPAAAEEADPYGDDLQLALYLCYELHYRGFAGVDPEREWDPELLRVRGALEQRFLSALRADTPVHDSLDEALGALLVEPVDGTGVSHFLRDEGELWHLREYAALRSLYHLKEADPHAWVLPRLWGRAKAAMAAVEFDEFGGGRAERVHARLFADLMTDLGLDTAYGRHLEAAPAQMLAVVNLMSLFGLHRALRGALVGHFAEVEITSSPGSRRLAEAMRRTGAGPAAEFFYDEHVEADAVHEQVVRRDVIGGLLEEEPELAGDIAFGIDATEYLEDRLARRLLSDWRAGRSSLRTALSSEMAHTS
- a CDS encoding HemK2/MTQ2 family protein methyltransferase, whose translation is MSGYPREVIALLLPGVYAPQDDTELLAEALREESPPPGARVLDVGTGSGALALEAARRGAEVTAVDVSRRAVWTARLNAWLRRLPVRIHRGNLFGPVGDRTYDLILANPPYVPAPDAGRGPSGRSRAWDGGRDGRLVLDRICRDAPALLRVGGVLLIVHSALSDPDRTVEQLRAAGLKAAVVRRRWIAFGPVLRSREEWLRRNGLLGASDDREELVVIRAERVS
- a CDS encoding CDGSH iron-sulfur domain-containing protein translates to MPRRGPLLVEGPVEIELEDGTTVSSDRFRVALCTCRRSRRFPWCDTSHRRKA
- a CDS encoding subtilase-type protease inhibitor, with amino-acid sequence MRTTARWAAALGLSAAAVCGPLTWAAVAAPDAAPSSLYAPSALVLTTGHGSDAATATPERAVTLVCAPGASGTHPAATQACAELRGAAGDFDALKGDADAFCTKIYDPVVVTVQGVWQGKRVSYERTFGNNCVKDAATGSVFAF
- a CDS encoding lactate 2-monooxygenase: MAKHWADFQYEIYLNGMTGSVPRLPTDLTRLEELAEHRLGPGPVGYVAGCAGDGGTARANRSALARHRIVPRMLRDVRERDLSTEVLGRPLPAPLALAPVGVLSIMHPDAESAAARAAAAQGVPYILSSASSTPLEQVAEAMGDAERWFQLYWGKDREVTRSFLGRAKAAGFSVLVVTLDTPLLSWRPRDLDQAYLPFLHGVGTANYFTDPAFRAGLAKPVHEDPNAAVLHFLGLFGDPGHTWPDLAFLREHWDGPIVLKGVLHPDDARLAADAGMDGVVVSNHGGRQVAGSVAAADALPRVADAVGDRLTVLFDSGVRTGDDVFKALALGARAVLLGRPYVYGLGLDGQAGVEHVVRCLLAELDLTLALSGHTGPGTVGADDLVTDPA
- a CDS encoding RICIN domain-containing protein, which translates into the protein MPTPHPPRPPFPPPGGEPGESDESLAGPLRAGSDAEASRSTALLMSRHWQPAHDYAVICLAAPGPLAHMATATAFHQVLGRLALGEPGEALRPRLLVAVRDTVLNWSSTDRITAVLPGLGKPAGGRGMRNAKTLIPENRALSDRSFLGLPRLEQTLLWHTEVEAEPINAPAELLGIDTESAAIALEQAREKFREGLVRAHRELAPGTECRYYNRLLDVPIRRGGNLLPDVQEHLAACIHCRHAAEQLGSAEAALGVLLAEAVLGWGARRYLDCRPGRRPGPARGGSRGPGGRRRGGGKPGLFLRTTSSRAGAREGGEPEPRSRGTGARGRRRGTPGPFARTPSPPGGTGIAAVGSTRTLLTGVGVASVVLLATVVALGVWPDGGSGTGPVASTSAVPGTDARPPRASGTAPDTAGLPATGRPGRLRNVAAGLCLDVRGTPVSGAAAVLAVCSTTAGQQWTYDADGQLRSAAGTGLCLDSHADAGVVTLGSCAGAGSQRADDVRYDLTVQGELLPRWDRTVALATAGEEAGSDVVVKVRDRSAGQRWQSDSPTASPGSLSIAGSDGPAARPAEDSGKDT